One Micromonospora craniellae genomic region harbors:
- the tnpC gene encoding IS66 family transposase, which produces MPADPSQPSYEQLLALNADLFARLDQALGRIAELEADLSTAKCRIADLEAQLKQSSKNSSKPPSTDGLAKPAPKSLRGRSGRGPGRPAGQPGATLEQVADPDVIVRHTPEVCAGCDNDLAGAAEVSVTRRQVFDIPEPTVVVTEHQIVTLACPCGHRTTGIGPAEATAPAVYGPRIAAIGVYLLHGQFLSIGRTADALRDLFGLPVAAATVTAWVKRTALGIIEQVLPVIRDRIRQAPVVHFDETGMRVEGRLAWLHSASTGTDVLLTAHRRRGAAAIDDAGVLPGFTGVAVHDAWAPYDTYTSANHALCNAHVLRELVYVTDTATGPTADLATQAINALRRLNRLADDAHTGQDTANPDALREQQYLLRSAVVLGAQATAGRDGKLQRKHHALFVRLRDRRDDYLRFVTDPAVPFDNNAAEQTIRMPKLRIKVSGSMRTMTGAEHFAAIRSYTATAIRQGNNMLDALIQAVTGNPWIPATT; this is translated from the coding sequence GTGCCCGCCGATCCTTCGCAGCCGTCGTATGAGCAGCTGCTTGCGCTGAACGCGGACCTGTTCGCCCGGTTGGATCAGGCGCTCGGGCGGATCGCGGAGCTGGAGGCTGACCTCAGTACGGCGAAGTGCCGGATCGCTGATCTGGAAGCCCAGCTGAAGCAGTCGTCGAAGAACTCCTCGAAACCGCCGTCGACGGACGGGCTGGCCAAGCCGGCACCCAAATCTTTGCGCGGTAGGTCCGGGCGGGGGCCGGGGCGCCCGGCCGGGCAGCCCGGCGCCACTCTGGAGCAGGTCGCCGACCCCGACGTCATCGTGCGGCACACCCCCGAGGTGTGCGCGGGCTGCGACAACGATCTGGCCGGCGCGGCCGAAGTGTCCGTGACCCGGCGGCAGGTGTTCGACATTCCGGAACCGACGGTCGTGGTGACCGAGCATCAGATCGTCACCCTCGCCTGCCCGTGTGGACATCGCACCACCGGCATCGGGCCCGCCGAGGCCACCGCGCCTGCCGTGTACGGGCCGCGGATCGCCGCGATCGGGGTCTACCTGTTGCACGGGCAGTTCCTGTCGATCGGCCGTACCGCCGACGCGCTGCGGGACCTGTTCGGCCTGCCGGTCGCGGCGGCCACGGTCACCGCCTGGGTCAAACGCACCGCCCTCGGCATCATCGAGCAGGTGCTGCCGGTGATCCGCGACCGGATCCGGCAGGCGCCGGTCGTGCACTTCGACGAGACCGGGATGCGCGTCGAAGGCCGTCTGGCCTGGCTGCACTCCGCGTCCACCGGCACCGACGTGCTCCTCACGGCGCACCGCAGACGCGGCGCCGCCGCCATTGACGACGCCGGTGTCCTGCCCGGCTTCACCGGTGTCGCCGTGCACGACGCGTGGGCGCCATACGACACCTACACCAGCGCCAACCACGCCCTGTGCAACGCCCACGTGCTGCGTGAACTGGTCTACGTCACCGACACCGCCACCGGCCCCACCGCCGACCTCGCCACCCAAGCCATCAACGCGCTGCGCCGGCTCAACCGCCTGGCCGACGACGCCCACACCGGGCAGGACACAGCGAACCCGGACGCCCTACGCGAGCAGCAGTACCTGCTGCGCTCCGCCGTCGTGCTCGGCGCGCAGGCCACCGCCGGCCGCGACGGCAAACTCCAGCGCAAACACCACGCCCTGTTCGTCCGGCTCCGCGACCGCCGCGACGACTACCTACGATTCGTCACCGACCCGGCCGTCCCCTTCGACAACAACGCCGCCGAACAGACCATCCGTATGCCGAAACTACGGATCAAGGTCTCCGGAAGCATGCGCACCATGACCGGCGCCGAACACTTCGCCGCCATCCGCAGCTACACCGCCACCGCCATCCGCCAAGGCAACAACATGCTCGACGCCCTGATCCAAGCCGTCACCGGAAACCCCTGGATCCCCGCCACCACCTGA
- a CDS encoding IS1380 family transposase, giving the protein MSKGSGWDQRLVVGAGGKGLVGHAGAVLLRKCADRTGLTSGLNKVLPRGKGPGWWDRGTVLVSLAVAIVLGATSMSDIAVLAHQGLVFGDRPSEPTVRRALAGLDETALKRIGKARAKVRAHVWALLARRPQGFPWLTVAGKLLSGWVVIDLDATLITAHSPKQGAAATFKKGFGFHPLGAWCANTAECLAMLLRPGSAGSNTVADHIRVLGEAIAQLPVAYRRKILIRVDGAGATHDLLEHIEAMNRLWRSVKFTVGWTITDADEIAIEQLPAEAWTDGLAQDGTAVDTAHVAELTGLNQRLENWNGRLRLLVRRTKPSARHAKNLTALEKRTGWRYAIVATNISRIAGVPGSHQPQWIDALHRSHAGVEDKVRTNKAMGLRNLPSKAWTVNRGWVLAANIAADITSWTRLLGLHDQDDLAHAEPATLRYRLLHLPAKLAAHARRRVLSIPETWPWADAFTLCWQRLTLLPLTT; this is encoded by the coding sequence GTGAGTAAGGGTAGCGGGTGGGATCAGCGGCTGGTCGTCGGCGCGGGCGGGAAGGGTCTGGTCGGTCACGCGGGTGCGGTCCTGCTGCGCAAATGCGCAGATCGGACCGGTCTGACCAGCGGTTTGAACAAGGTGCTACCGCGCGGCAAGGGCCCTGGGTGGTGGGATCGCGGCACGGTCCTGGTCTCACTCGCGGTCGCGATCGTGCTCGGCGCCACGAGCATGTCCGACATCGCGGTCCTCGCCCATCAGGGATTGGTCTTCGGTGATCGGCCGTCGGAGCCAACCGTCCGGCGAGCGTTGGCCGGTCTCGACGAGACCGCGCTGAAACGGATCGGCAAAGCGCGGGCGAAGGTCCGCGCTCACGTATGGGCCCTGCTCGCCCGCCGCCCGCAAGGGTTCCCGTGGCTGACGGTGGCGGGCAAGCTGCTGTCCGGGTGGGTGGTCATCGATCTGGACGCCACCCTGATCACCGCTCACTCACCGAAGCAGGGTGCGGCGGCCACGTTCAAGAAGGGTTTCGGGTTCCATCCGCTCGGTGCGTGGTGTGCGAACACCGCGGAATGCCTGGCCATGCTGCTGCGGCCCGGCAGTGCCGGCTCGAATACGGTCGCCGATCACATCCGGGTTCTCGGTGAGGCGATCGCTCAGTTGCCGGTCGCCTACCGGCGCAAGATTCTGATCAGGGTCGATGGGGCCGGTGCCACCCACGACCTGCTCGAGCACATCGAGGCGATGAACCGGCTGTGGCGCAGCGTGAAGTTCACCGTCGGCTGGACGATCACCGACGCCGACGAGATCGCGATCGAGCAACTGCCTGCTGAAGCGTGGACCGACGGCCTCGCCCAGGACGGCACGGCCGTCGACACCGCGCATGTCGCGGAACTGACCGGCCTCAACCAGCGCCTGGAGAACTGGAACGGCCGGCTACGGCTGCTCGTGCGGCGCACGAAGCCGTCGGCCCGGCACGCGAAGAATCTCACCGCGCTGGAGAAGCGGACCGGCTGGCGGTACGCGATCGTCGCCACCAACATCAGCCGGATCGCCGGGGTGCCGGGCTCGCACCAGCCGCAATGGATCGACGCTTTGCATCGTTCGCACGCAGGAGTGGAAGACAAGGTGCGCACGAACAAGGCCATGGGCCTGCGGAACCTGCCGTCGAAGGCCTGGACCGTCAACCGCGGCTGGGTCCTCGCCGCCAACATCGCCGCGGACATCACTTCCTGGACCCGGTTGCTCGGCCTGCACGACCAGGACGACCTCGCCCACGCCGAACCCGCAACACTGCGTTACCGGCTGCTGCACCTGCCCGCGAAACTGGCCGCCCACGCCCGCCGGCGTGTCCTGTCCATCCCCGAGACCTGGCCGTGGGCCGACGCGTTCACCCTCTGCTGGCAGCGCCTCACCCTGCTACCACTGACAACCTGA
- the arfA gene encoding arabinosylfuranosidase ArfA, producing MHIARVTLDPAAVVAPVNRRTFGTFVEHMGRCVYTGLYEPGHPSADDDGFRTDVLALTRELGVTTVRYPGGNFVSGYRWEDGVGPRDRRPRRRDLAWRSIETNEVGIDEFARWATKADVEIMYALNLGTRGVQDALDVHEYINQVAGTHLADLRRANGADEPYGIRMWCLGNELDGPWQLGHKTADAYGQLAAATARALRAAEPDLELVVCGSSSSSMPTFGAWEATVLEHTYDLVDYVSCHAYYEEHDNDLGSFLASATDMDHFIDSVVATADSIGARLRSKKKIHLSFDEWNVWYLTRFQSQVRADEWQVAPRVIEDEYNVADAVVVGNLLISLLRHSDRVTAACQAQLVNVIAPIRTEPGGPAWRQTIFHPFARTAALARGDVLRTDIDGPSYPTVRYGEAAVVDAVATHDVQTGDVAIFVVNRDESRPVQITIDLSRFDATVSRAQAWTLADDDIRASNTVGDQDRVTLRPNRKLSIHASGAEVVLPPVSWTVLRCSFQSQPGG from the coding sequence GTGCACATCGCTCGCGTCACGCTTGATCCCGCGGCTGTGGTGGCGCCGGTCAACCGGCGCACCTTCGGCACGTTCGTCGAGCACATGGGGCGATGCGTCTACACCGGCCTCTACGAGCCCGGCCATCCCTCCGCCGACGACGACGGCTTCCGTACCGACGTCCTGGCCCTCACCCGCGAACTCGGCGTGACGACGGTCCGCTACCCGGGCGGCAACTTCGTCTCCGGCTACCGGTGGGAGGACGGAGTGGGCCCGAGGGACCGGCGCCCGCGCCGCCGTGACCTCGCCTGGCGCAGCATCGAGACGAATGAGGTCGGTATCGATGAGTTCGCGCGATGGGCGACCAAGGCCGACGTCGAGATCATGTACGCGCTCAACCTGGGTACCCGGGGCGTACAGGATGCCCTGGACGTTCACGAGTACATCAACCAGGTAGCCGGCACCCACCTGGCGGACCTGCGCCGAGCCAACGGCGCCGACGAGCCTTACGGCATCCGGATGTGGTGCCTGGGCAATGAGCTCGACGGCCCGTGGCAGCTCGGGCACAAGACCGCCGACGCGTACGGGCAGCTCGCCGCCGCCACCGCGCGGGCGTTGCGTGCCGCGGAACCAGACCTGGAGCTCGTCGTCTGCGGCAGCTCCAGCTCCAGTATGCCGACCTTCGGAGCCTGGGAAGCCACTGTCCTGGAGCACACCTACGACCTCGTGGACTACGTCTCCTGCCATGCCTACTACGAGGAACATGACAACGATCTAGGCTCATTCCTCGCCTCTGCGACGGACATGGACCACTTCATCGACAGCGTCGTCGCCACTGCCGACAGCATCGGGGCCAGGCTGCGTAGCAAGAAGAAGATCCACTTGTCTTTCGACGAGTGGAACGTCTGGTATCTCACCCGATTCCAGAGTCAGGTAAGGGCGGATGAGTGGCAGGTCGCTCCACGCGTCATCGAGGACGAATACAACGTGGCCGATGCCGTCGTCGTGGGCAATCTGCTCATCTCCCTGTTGCGACACAGCGACCGCGTCACTGCTGCCTGCCAGGCGCAGTTGGTCAACGTGATCGCTCCGATCCGGACCGAGCCTGGCGGGCCTGCCTGGCGACAGACCATCTTTCATCCGTTTGCCCGCACCGCTGCCCTGGCGCGTGGTGACGTGCTACGCACGGATATCGACGGTCCGTCCTACCCGACCGTGCGCTACGGCGAGGCGGCGGTGGTCGATGCGGTCGCGACCCACGATGTGCAGACGGGTGATGTGGCGATCTTCGTGGTCAATCGCGACGAAAGCCGACCGGTCCAGATCACCATAGACCTGAGCCGCTTCGACGCTACTGTGTCCCGTGCGCAGGCGTGGACCCTTGCCGATGACGACATCCGCGCCAGCAACACCGTGGGTGACCAGGACAGGGTCACACTGCGACCCAACCGGAAGCTCTCGATCCACGCCAGCGGCGCCGAGGTTGTACTTCCACCGGTGTCCTGGACGGTGCTGCGGTGCTCCTTCCAGTCGCAGCCGGGCGGCTGA
- a CDS encoding ABC transporter permease family protein, giving the protein MSTPTEKVIQRARRSGGTVAANAVMALFVVYFLLPFWWLLVAATKDNDGLFGSDPLWFADMQLLRNMRLLFAQDDGVYLR; this is encoded by the coding sequence ATGAGCACCCCGACCGAAAAGGTCATCCAGCGGGCGCGACGCAGCGGTGGCACCGTCGCCGCAAACGCAGTCATGGCCCTGTTCGTCGTCTATTTCCTGCTGCCGTTTTGGTGGCTGCTCGTCGCGGCGACCAAGGACAACGACGGACTGTTCGGCTCGGATCCGCTCTGGTTCGCCGACATGCAACTCCTCCGCAATATGCGCCTGCTATTTGCCCAGGATGACGGCGTTTACCTGCGGTAA
- a CDS encoding carbohydrate ABC transporter permease, producing MTSGIGATAIAALAGYAFAKLRFVGRNALFALLLGLIMVPATALVLPTYLMMAEIELVNSVWAVILPSLLNPFGVYLLRVYAYDSVPDEMLEAARIDGAGEFRVFRSVALPAMRPALVTVLLFSMVATWNNFFLPLVMLSDQDLYPLTVGLRSWYLSATIGNGGPALFNVIVIGSLVAIIPLIAAFLLLQRYWRGGLTIGALK from the coding sequence GTGACCAGCGGTATCGGTGCCACCGCGATCGCCGCCCTGGCTGGCTACGCCTTCGCCAAACTACGCTTCGTCGGCCGCAACGCGCTGTTCGCGCTGCTACTCGGCCTCATCATGGTGCCGGCTACCGCCCTGGTACTGCCGACGTATTTGATGATGGCCGAGATCGAGCTCGTCAACTCGGTGTGGGCGGTGATCCTGCCCTCGTTGCTCAATCCGTTCGGGGTGTACCTGTTACGGGTCTACGCCTACGACTCGGTGCCGGACGAGATGCTGGAGGCTGCCCGGATCGACGGTGCCGGAGAGTTCCGGGTCTTTCGGAGCGTCGCGCTGCCCGCCATGCGGCCGGCGCTGGTCACGGTCCTGCTGTTCAGCATGGTGGCAACCTGGAACAACTTCTTCCTGCCGCTGGTAATGCTCAGCGACCAGGATCTCTATCCGCTCACCGTCGGCCTGCGGTCCTGGTACCTGTCCGCGACCATCGGCAACGGTGGGCCCGCCCTGTTCAATGTCATTGTCATCGGCTCGCTGGTGGCGATCATCCCGCTGATCGCCGCGTTCCTGCTGCTGCAGCGGTACTGGCGCGGCGGTTTGACCATCGGCGCTCTCAAATGA
- a CDS encoding family 43 glycosylhydrolase, whose translation MMGLGGLPRVGSRWRGWRAGMVAAVVVLLAGVGVVFGVPSASAATVDTSASYVFVNRHSGKAMDVFEWSTAENAPVNQWARNDLAVQQWQFVDAGGGFYTVRSRHSGKVLELPAAADGTQLVQTTDRGAATQQFRLQDSAGGFVRFVNRQSGKVIDVWEWSTADGGRLAGYTDVDGANQQWQLVRLGAGGTPTTPPGGTPTSPPPTGTPPPTYPQPGRVSGDVGVHDPTVVKRPDGTYLVAHTGNNVALKTSTDRITYRNAGAVFPGGAPWTTAYTGGAANLWAPDLSYRNGRYYLYYSASTFGSNRSAIFLATSTTGVSGSWTNQGLVIESRTSDNFNAIDPNLLVDDQGRWWMSFGSFWSGIKMIQVDPATGHRLGTTMHSLANYGPGIEAPVIVKRGAWYYLYVSFDRCCQGANSTYRVMVGRSASPTGPYVDRAGRAMLSGGGTQVLASHGSINGPGHQAFLADNDGDHLFYHYYANNGAALLGINRIGYDSAAWPYVY comes from the coding sequence ATGATGGGTTTGGGTGGGTTGCCGCGGGTGGGTTCGCGGTGGCGTGGCTGGCGGGCGGGGATGGTCGCCGCTGTGGTGGTGCTGCTGGCGGGGGTGGGGGTGGTGTTCGGGGTGCCGTCGGCGTCGGCGGCGACGGTGGATACGTCGGCGTCGTACGTGTTCGTGAATCGGCACAGCGGCAAGGCGATGGATGTCTTCGAGTGGTCGACGGCGGAGAACGCGCCGGTGAATCAGTGGGCGCGAAATGATCTGGCGGTACAGCAGTGGCAGTTCGTGGATGCCGGCGGTGGGTTTTACACAGTGCGGTCACGGCACAGTGGAAAGGTGCTGGAGTTGCCGGCGGCGGCTGACGGTACCCAGTTGGTGCAGACAACCGATCGGGGGGCGGCTACGCAGCAGTTCCGGTTGCAGGATTCGGCTGGTGGCTTCGTGCGGTTCGTGAACCGGCAGTCCGGCAAGGTTATCGATGTGTGGGAGTGGTCGACGGCGGACGGTGGTCGTCTGGCCGGTTACACCGATGTGGACGGCGCCAACCAGCAGTGGCAACTGGTACGCCTGGGTGCCGGCGGGACACCGACCACCCCACCCGGCGGCACCCCCACGTCGCCTCCGCCCACCGGTACTCCGCCGCCGACCTACCCGCAGCCGGGCAGGGTCTCCGGTGACGTCGGCGTCCACGACCCCACCGTGGTCAAGCGGCCCGACGGCACTTACCTGGTCGCGCACACCGGCAACAATGTCGCGCTGAAGACCTCCACCGACCGGATCACCTACCGCAACGCCGGAGCGGTCTTCCCCGGCGGCGCACCGTGGACCACCGCCTACACCGGCGGCGCGGCCAACCTGTGGGCACCGGACCTGTCGTACCGCAACGGCCGCTACTACCTGTACTACTCGGCATCGACGTTCGGTTCCAACCGCTCGGCGATCTTCCTGGCCACCAGCACCACCGGCGTTTCTGGAAGTTGGACCAACCAGGGCCTGGTGATCGAGTCGCGGACGTCGGACAACTTCAACGCGATCGACCCCAACCTGCTGGTTGACGACCAGGGCCGGTGGTGGATGAGCTTCGGGTCGTTCTGGTCAGGCATCAAGATGATCCAGGTCGACCCGGCGACGGGACACCGGCTCGGCACGACGATGCACAGTCTTGCCAACTACGGCCCGGGCATCGAGGCGCCCGTGATCGTCAAGCGCGGCGCCTGGTACTACCTGTACGTCTCGTTCGACCGCTGCTGCCAGGGCGCCAACAGTACGTATCGCGTCATGGTGGGCCGCTCGGCGAGCCCGACCGGGCCGTACGTCGACCGGGCCGGCAGGGCCATGCTCTCCGGCGGAGGCACCCAGGTCCTCGCCTCGCACGGCAGCATCAACGGACCAGGCCATCAGGCGTTCCTCGCCGACAACGACGGCGACCACCTGTTCTACCACTACTACGCCAACAACGGTGCCGCACTGCTCGGCATCAATCGCATCGGCTACGACTCGGCTGCCTGGCCCTACGTGTACTGA